The proteins below come from a single Drosophila busckii strain San Diego stock center, stock number 13000-0081.31 chromosome X, ASM1175060v1, whole genome shotgun sequence genomic window:
- the LOC108606019 gene encoding calcineurin B homologous protein 2 → MGLMASHQLSVAERQRHQLATGMSSEQLQQLHMRFQALDRRQQGYLTPTELLRIPQLLENPMYRQIVDGFFGNRERLDFEQFVGVCARFMVAQFEYDDKRQEKLRLLSHMFDTKRGGDLEREDFRRAMRCVGVVSEQELQLLEQQAFGRSEYLTYAEFEARLGGVDVEQRLVVRKWLEQDKRDAGLLLKDAEPQHCGRGS, encoded by the coding sequence ATGGGTCTAATGGCCAGCCATCAGCTGAGCGTGGCAGAGCGTCAGCGGCATCAGCTGGCCACTGGGATGTCcagcgagcagctgcagcagctgcatatgcGTTTCCAGGCGCTGGATCGCCGGCAGCAGGGCTACCTGACGCCCACAGAGCTGCTGCGCATACCGCAGCTGCTGGAGAATCCCATGTACCGCCAGATTGTCGATGGCTTCTTTGGAAACCGAGAGCGTCTGGACTTTGAGCAGTTTGTGGGCGTCTGTGCGAGATTTATGGTGGCGCAGTTTGAGTACGACGATAAGCGGCAGGAGAAGCTGCGGCTGCTCAGCCACATGTTCGATACGAAGCGTGGGGGAGACTTGGAGCGCGAGGATTTTAGACGCGCCATGCGatgtgtgggcgtggtcagcgagcaggagctgcagctgctggagcagcaggcATTCGGACGTAGCGAGTACTTGACCTATGCGGAGTTCGAGGCGCGCTTGGGGGGCGTGGATGTGGAGCAGCGACTGGTGGTGCGCAAGTGGCTGGAGCAGGATAAGCGAGATGctgggctgctgcttaagGATGCTGAGCCACAgcattgtgggcgtggctcgTGA
- the LOC108606569 gene encoding LOW QUALITY PROTEIN: disheveled-associated activator of morphogenesis 1 (The sequence of the model RefSeq protein was modified relative to this genomic sequence to represent the inferred CDS: deleted 1 base in 1 codon) produces the protein MPVFRGRRGWCGCFKDDEPPEICVVEGAFTLQTLTPTQPMPAVDELDTKFAELVEELDLTAPNKEAMLSLPAQKKWQIYCSRKLPPDANDGPDAAAITQPPTAEHYIERLKELVVHVSLSPEDSPSHELSTRLDNHAAFVDALKTALRTSTHSFVLRFVELEGLPALLNLLLQLDIRVANSSLHTSLIGCIKALMNNSMGRAHVLAHPTAIDTIARSLAADNIRTKIAALEILGAVCLVPGGHRKVLQAMLNFQEFATERTRFQSIVNDLDRSTYAYRDNVNLKTALMSFVNAVLNYGPGQENLEFRLHLRYEFLMLGIQPVIDKLRTHENETLDRHLDFFEMVRAEDEKEFARRFNEEHVDTKSAGSMFELLRRKLSHSPAYPHMLSLLQHMLLLPYTGHCTEHWLLIDRVVQQIVLQVEQRPSSDLISDSDDPDKQLKLASESPVHDPDVAPLQIDVNKLVRLLVKEEQLTLARKRADELERENFDIQSRLAKKEQELDLRMQEKEDLETGLARMRERLEKESTQHSQAVQRAQHAEMKAEDLQHRLHSEQQERARLERLVTEGSIPDDQKVAGLTGCNGAVSPPPPPPPMLNAVPPPPPPMAPTMLPPPPPPCPGAPPPPPSMAPALAAAPAKAELPKKNVPQPANPLKSFNWSKLPDAKLQGTVWSELDESKLYNNMELESIDKLFSAYQKNGVSTTDGSYEDLRVTGKNKQKVLSVIDGRRAQNCTILLSKLKMSDMDISKAILSMDCNEQLALDMVEQLLKFTPSAEERALLDEHSEDIESLARADRFLYEISKIPHYEQRLKSLHYKKRFMLTVNDLIPRITSVMEASREVARSRRLRKLLELVLALGNYMNRGARGNASGFRLASLNRLADTKSSAAKGTTLLHYLVQVIEKKFKDLLKLEDDIPHVREASKVSLGEMDKDIQMLRTGLGDVAREIEFHRSSGPAQQGDRFLPVMREFHAQASVRFAELEDKFQDMKTRFDRAVRLFGEDGSVLQPDEFFGIFDTFLAQFAEARNDNESFRRRQEEEEKRAKQEAELKKRTIERKNKTGLMSSVARNLGLKSSSGGGGGGGNSNGGANGDANTKGDNKGEFDDLISALRTGDVFGEDMAKFKRSRKARVLNGNANGQTSPPRHGSLQREESGRERERERTVRRQ, from the exons ATGCCCGTGTTCAGAGGCAGACGCGGCTGGTGTGGCTGCTTTAAG GATGACGAGCCACCGGAGATTTGTGTGGTTGAGGGCGCGTTTACGCTGCAGACGCTGACGCCGACGCAGCCGATGCCGGCGGTGGATGAGCTGGACACGAAGTTTGCCGAGCTGGTGGAGGAGCTGGATCTGACGGCGCCGAATAAGGAGGCAATGCTCAGTCTGCCGGCGCAGAAGAAATGGCAAATCTACTGCTCGCGCAAGCTGCCGCCGGATGCGAACGACGGACCGGATGCGGCGGCCATAACACAGCCGCCGACGGCGGAGCACTACATCGAGCGACTGAAGGAGCTGGTGGTGCATGTCTCGCTCTCGCCGGAGGATTCGCCCAGCCATGAGCTGAGCACGCGGCTGGACAATCATGCGGCCTTTGTGGATGCACTGAAGACGGCGCTGCGCACATCGACGCACAGCTTTGTGCTGCGCTTCGTGGAGCTGGAGGGGCTGCCGGCGCTGCTgaatctgctgctgcagctggacaTACGTGTGGCGAACAGTTCGCTGCACACCAGTCTGATTGGCTGCATCAAGGCGCTGATGAACAACTCGATGGGCCGCGCCCATGTGCTGGCCCATCCGACGGCCATTGATACGATCGCGCGCTCGCTGGCGGCGGACAACATACGCACCAAGATTGCGGCGCTGGAGATTCTGGGCGCGGTGTGTCTGGTGCCCGGCGGACATCGCAAAGTGCTGCAGGCCATGCTGAACTTCCAGGAGTTTGCCACGGAGCGCACGCGCTTCCAGAGCATTGTCAACGACCTGGATCGCTCCACCTACGCGTATCGGGACAATGTGAATCTGAAGACCGCACTCATGTCCTTTGTCAATGCGGTGCTCAACTACGGCCCGGGGCAGGAGAATCTCGAGTTCCGTCTGCATCTGCGCTACGAGTTCTTGATGCTCGGCATCCAGCCCGTCATCGATAAGCTGCGCACGCATGAGAACGAAACGCTGGACAGACATTTGGATTTCTTTGAAATGGTGCGCGCCGAGGATGAGAAGGAGTTTGCACGTCGCTTCAACGAGGAGCATGTGGACACCAAGAGCGCCGGCTCCATGTTCGAGCTGCTGCGCCGCAAGCTCAGCCACTCGCCCGCCTATCCGCACATGCTCTCGCTGCTCCAGCACATGCTGCTCCTGCCCT acaCGGGTCACTGCACCGAGCACTGGCTGCTGATCGATCGCGTAGTGCAGCAGATTGTGCTGCAGGTGGAGCAGCGTCCCAGCAGCGATCTCATCTCCGATTCGGATGATCCGGataagcagctgaagctggcCAGCGAGTCGCCAGTGCATGATCCGGATGTGGCGCCGCTGCAAATCGATGTCAACAAGCTGGTGCGTCTGCTGGTCAAGGAGGAGCAGCTGACGCTGGCGCGCAAGCGTGCCGACGAGCTGGAGCGCGAAAACTTTGACATACAGTCGCGTCTGGCCAagaaggagcaggagctggatCTGCGCATGCAGGAGAAGGAGGATCTGGAGACGGGACTGGCGCGCATGCGTGAGCGCTTGGAGAAGGAGTCCACCCAGCACTCGCAGGCGGTGCAGCGTGCTCAGCACGCCGAGATGAAGGCCGAGGATCTGCAGCATCGTCTGCACAGCGAGCAGCAGGAGCGTGCGCGTCTGGAGCGTCTCGTCACCGAGGGCAGCATACCCGATGACCAAAAGGTTGCCGGCCTGACCGGCTGCAATGGCGCCGtctcgccgccgccgcca ccaCCGCCCATGCTCAATGCcgtgccgccaccgccgccgcccatGGCGCCCACCAtgttgccaccgccgccgccgccctgTCCCGGCGCCCCACCGCCACCGCCCAGCATGGCGCCAGCTCTAG CTGCCGCGCCCGCCAAGGCGGAGTTGCCAAAGAAGAATGTGCCACAGCCAGCGAATCCGCTCAAGAGCTTCAACTGGTCGAAGCTGCCCGACGCCAAGCTGCAGGGCACCGTCTGGTCGGAGCTGGACGAGAGCAAGCTCTACAACAACATGGAACTGGAGTCCATAGACAAACTATTCTCCGCCTATCAAAAGAACGGCGTCTCG ACCACTGATGGCTCCTACGAGGATTTGCGCGTCACTggcaaaaacaagcaaaaggtGCTCTCGGTCATCGATGGACGCCGCGCTCAGAACTGCACCATACTGCTGAGCAAGCTCAAGATGAGCGACATGGATATATCCAA aGCTATATTGTCTATGGACTGCAAtgagcagctggcgctggacatggttgagcagctgctcaagTTTACGCCCTCAGCGGAGGAGCGCGCATTGCTGGACGAGCATAGCGAGGACATCGAGTCGCTGGCGCGTGCGGATCGCTTTCTCTATGAAATATCAAA AATTCCACACTATGAGCAGCGCTTGAAGAGTCTGCACTACAAGAAGCGCTTCATGCTAACGGTAAATGATTTAATACCACGCATCACTAGCGTCATGGAGGCATCGCGTGAAGTTGCGCGTTCGCGTCGCCTGCGcaagctgctggagctggtgcTGGCCTTGG gCAACTATATGAATCGCGGCGCACGTGGCAACGCTTCGGGCTTTAGACTCGCCTCGCTGAATCGCTTGGCGGACACCAAGTCGAGTGCGGCCAAGGGCACGACACTGCTGCATTATCTGGTGCAGGTGATCGAGAAGAAGTTCAAGGATCTGCTCAAGCTGGAGGACGATATACCGCATGTGCGCGAGGCGTCCAAAGTGTCGCTGGGCGAGATGGACAAGGACATTCAAATGCTGCGCACCGGACTGGGCGATGTGGCGCGTGAGATTGAGTTTCATCGCAGCTCGGGGCCGGCACAGCAGGGCGATCGCTTTTTGCCCGTGATGCGCGAGTTTCATGCGCAGGCCTCGGTGCGCTTTGCCGAGCTGGAGGACAAGTTCCAGGACATGAAGACGCGCTTCGATCGCGCAGTGCGTCTGTTTGGCGAAGATGGCTCCGTGCTGCAGCCGGACGAGTTCTTTGGCATATTCGATACGTTTCTGGCGCAGTTCGCCGAGGCGCGCAACGACAACGAGAGCTTCCGTCGACGTcaggaggaggaggagaaGCGCGCCAAGCAGGAGGCGGAGCTTAAGAAGCGCACCATTGAGCGCAAGAACAAAACCGGGCTCATGAGCAGCGTGGCACGCAATTTGGGACTCAAGtccagcagcggcggcggcggtggcggcggcaacagcaacggtgGCGCCAATGGCGATGCCAACACCAAAGGCGACAACAAGGGCGAGTTCGATGACCTCATCTCGGCTCTGCGCACCGGCGACGTCTTCGGCGAGGACATGGCCAAGTTCAAGCGTTCGCGCAAGGCGCGCGTCCTCAATGGCAACGCCAATGGGCAGACCTCGCCGCCACGCCACGGCAGCCTGCAGCGCGAGGAGAGCGGACGCGAGCGCGAACGCGAGCGCACAGTGCGGCGTCAATAG